A segment of the Echinicola strongylocentroti genome:
TCTTAGTGGATAATGTGGAGGTGCCAAATCTCCAAATGATCAATCCCGAGGATATAGAATCGATTTCTGTCCTTAAGGATGCGGCATCGGCTTCTATTTATGGGTCAAGAGGTGCTTGGGGGGTGATCCTGATCACTACCAAAACCGGCAAAAAAGGGGAAGCACCCAAAGTGAATTATTCCAATAACTTCTCTTGGGCTACACCAACAAAAACACCTGTTATCGCATCAGCTGCAGAAGGAGCTGAAATGGCTTTCAGTGCACTTCAAAGGACCAATCCATCTACCAATGTTTTTGGAGTGGTGGGGATGTACTTCGATGAAGAAGGTATCCAGAAAATGCGCGAATGGGAGCAGCAGTATGGAGGACAGGATCTTGGAAATGAAATGGTAATGGGAAGGGATTTTGAAATCCGTGACGGCCGTCTTTTCTTCTATCGCCCTTGGGATGCAGGAGAAATGTTTATGCGAGATTGGACTCCACAGCAAAAACATGATGTGTCTGTAGCTGGGGGCAGTGAAAAGACCACGTATCGTTTAGGTGTTGGATATCTTGGGCAAAACGGCGTGCTGAAAGTAAACCCTGATGAGTTTAACCGCTATTCACTTGACCTGAGTGTTAATACTTCGGTGACCGATTGGATGGATGTAAGAGGGAAAGTGCTCTACAGCAGAACCAAGTTTACCCGACCGTTCTATTATAGTTCAGAGACCTATGACCCTTGGTATTATCTGTTCAGATGGCCAAAAACCTATCCTTATGGTACATACGAAGGCTATCCATTCAGAAGTGCGGTAACTGAAGTGAGCCAGGCCAAGATGAATGAAGAAACGACATCGCTAAGCCGGATCAATCTCGGTACCACGATCAGGCCTGTCGAAGGACTGAGTATCGATGCCAATTATACGTTTGACTCCAATAATTTCCATGACCATCGGACAGGTGGGGTGGTTTCGGCCTATAATTTCTGGGCTACTGGAGCAGACCTTCAATATGCTCCTTATTCAAGTGCGTCCTATAACAGAGTGGAATACCGTTCTTCTTGGAGCAATAGGAATGTGGGAAAACTCTTTGCCACCTATGAGAAAAGTGCCGGAGATCATGAAATGAAGTTCATGGCAGGCGGAGATATAGAAGCTTACGAATACTGGTACCAAAGCAGTCAAAGAAGGGACCTGATGGACCTAGATCGTGGGGAGCTGGACTTGGCTTCCGGTGATCAGTTTGTGGATGGATCACGGAACCAGTGGTCCACCATGGGGGTATTCGGAAGGATCAACTATAACTACATGCAGAAATACTTCCTGGAAGTCAATGGCCGCTATGATGGGTCTTCTAGGTTGTCTCCTACAGATCGATGGGCGTTTTTCCCTTCCATGTCAGCAGGGTATGTAATTACGGAGGAGCCGTTTATGGAGTCTGTGACCAATGTGATGTCTTTTATGAAGCTACGGGCTTCTTGGGGCGCAATCGGCAACCAGAATGCCTACTTGAGTGATATCTATAGGATCATGAACTCCTATTCGTCCGGATGGTTGGTCGGAAGTGACAATCAACTGACCTTTGGTACTCCTGGAGCCTTGCCTTCTTCGCTGACTTGGGAGACCGTGACCACCTTGGATTTTGGATTTGATTCCCGGTTTTTTCAGGATAAGCTAGGGGTGACATTTGACTGGTATCGAAGAACTACCAGTGATATGCACAGTGCCGGTGCTGTACTGCCTGCGTCCTACGGCACCAGTGCTACCAAGCAAAACCTAGGTGAGCTAGAGACCACTGGTTGGGAATTGGCAGTGGATTATTCCCATTCCTTTTCCAATGGCTTTAACCTTAATGCCACGGCCATGCTTTCGGATTTCAAAGAGCGAATCACTGAATTTGCGGACAATACC
Coding sequences within it:
- a CDS encoding SusC/RagA family TonB-linked outer membrane protein; this encodes MKKLLRCCLWAVCFLLFHFQVFGQTVTVSGTVSSAEDGGTLPGASILVKGTTRGVTTDVDGNYQIQAEKGEILVFSFIGMIAQEREIGGQNTINVALEGEAKSLDEVVVVGYGTQKRSDLTGAVSTVDTEVLESRPITDVGRGLQGTTPGLTITTPSGQIGQNPSIRLRGMTGTLSNSGGAQPLILVDNVEVPNLQMINPEDIESISVLKDAASASIYGSRGAWGVILITTKTGKKGEAPKVNYSNNFSWATPTKTPVIASAAEGAEMAFSALQRTNPSTNVFGVVGMYFDEEGIQKMREWEQQYGGQDLGNEMVMGRDFEIRDGRLFFYRPWDAGEMFMRDWTPQQKHDVSVAGGSEKTTYRLGVGYLGQNGVLKVNPDEFNRYSLDLSVNTSVTDWMDVRGKVLYSRTKFTRPFYYSSETYDPWYYLFRWPKTYPYGTYEGYPFRSAVTEVSQAKMNEETTSLSRINLGTTIRPVEGLSIDANYTFDSNNFHDHRTGGVVSAYNFWATGADLQYAPYSSASYNRVEYRSSWSNRNVGKLFATYEKSAGDHEMKFMAGGDIEAYEYWYQSSQRRDLMDLDRGELDLASGDQFVDGSRNQWSTMGVFGRINYNYMQKYFLEVNGRYDGSSRLSPTDRWAFFPSMSAGYVITEEPFMESVTNVMSFMKLRASWGAIGNQNAYLSDIYRIMNSYSSGWLVGSDNQLTFGTPGALPSSLTWETVTTLDFGFDSRFFQDKLGVTFDWYRRTTSDMHSAGAVLPASYGTSATKQNLGELETTGWELAVDYSHSFSNGFNLNATAMLSDFKERITEFADNTSIYSNRKGRVLGEIWGYETDRLFTNDDFVQDANGELITENGKYVPKEGIPSQSLYESGWFFYGPGDVKYKDLNGDGEITYGSNTVEDHGDLKVIGNSTPRYQYGFRLGGDYKGIDFSFFIQGVGKRDYWANGPLFVPGYRPGEAWFAHQQDYWTPENPDAFYPRPTDAGQSSNSRNFLRQTRYLLDMSYMRMKNITIGYSLPQSVIGKLNIDKVRVYFSGENLFEFDNLDLPIDPEVDYTSSGLNDSNTFGRVYPYSRNLSFGLQVTL